The Novipirellula aureliae genome segment AGCAATTCGCCAGAATCTGGATTCACACGCACCCGGGCGCTTCGCCGTCCCCAAGCGGCACGGATGAGGAAACGTTCGAGCGTTGTTTCGGAGGCGTAAATTGGGCGGTGATGCACATCATCGCTGTAGAAGGCAACACCTACACGCGAGCACGTTTCAACGTCGGCCCCGGCACCGAACGACGCCTGCGGTCTCGTGTCGAGTTCGACTTCGAGTTCCCCGCAGCCGATCACGAAGCGTGGTTTATCGAATACTGTGACAACGTGACCGTCGACGATCCGTTTACGTCGCGTCGTCCGTTTGCCGAGTCTTACGACTCGGACTGGTGGGAGCAAGCTCCTTCAGCAGCGGATCGGTGGAGCGACAGTCTTTTGGAGGCAGTCAGTTGAACGCGGCTCAGAATCGTTTTGAACGTCAAAGCCAACTGGTCCCCATGAACCGGTTGGCGGATGTCACCGCAACGGTGATCGGCGTCGGCGCGATCGGTCGACAAGTTGCGTTGCAACTCGCGTCAATCGGAACGCCGCGAATCCAATTGATCGACTTCGATCGCGTTGATTTGTCCAACACGACAACGCAGGGCTACCGAAAGCACGAGGTTGGATGGACGAAGCCGTTTGCCGCGTCACAAGCCATCAACGAAATCGACCCCACCATCGAAGCCACCCGGCTCGAAGATCGTTTTCGTCCGCGCCAAGAGATCGGCAACGCGGTGTTCTGTTGCGTCGACTCGATCGTGGCGCGAACAGCGATTTGGCGTTCGATTCGATCGCGTGTTGGTTTTTGGACCGATGGTCG includes the following:
- a CDS encoding Mov34/MPN/PAD-1 family protein, which translates into the protein MAKLLYLRDVGPSEVGGFGISSADDLLLVEDIQLVEQVCSVVSVEFDDDSVADFFDQQVDMGRQPEQFARIWIHTHPGASPSPSGTDEETFERCFGGVNWAVMHIIAVEGNTYTRARFNVGPGTERRLRSRVEFDFEFPAADHEAWFIEYCDNVTVDDPFTSRRPFAESYDSDWWEQAPSAADRWSDSLLEAVS
- a CDS encoding ThiF family adenylyltransferase produces the protein MNAAQNRFERQSQLVPMNRLADVTATVIGVGAIGRQVALQLASIGTPRIQLIDFDRVDLSNTTTQGYRKHEVGWTKPFAASQAINEIDPTIEATRLEDRFRPRQEIGNAVFCCVDSIVARTAIWRSIRSRVGFWTDGRMLGEVLRVLSVTDSDAEAHYASTLFATSEAQQGTCTSRSTIYAASIAAGIMIHQFTRWLRDIPTDADTSVNLLSGEWTVHDAS